A region from the Nostoc sp. HK-01 genome encodes:
- a CDS encoding 6-phosphogluconolactonase — MNKQVEILSDQSALVARSLELILSKLETAIAQRGQFTIALSGGSTPKPLYEAIAAKDLPWDKIHVFWGDERYVPPDHPDSNELMARRAWLDRVDIPAANIHAMPTLDADPALSAAKHEQDLQEFFHTAPGEFPALDVILLGMGDDAHTASLFPHTDALKVSDRLITVGNKDGNPRITFTYPFINAARSVIFVVAGANKRPALAKVFAPEADDFSYPSRLIRPQGELWWLLDSAAGAELPN, encoded by the coding sequence ATGAATAAACAGGTAGAAATTCTATCAGATCAGTCTGCGCTGGTAGCGCGATCGCTGGAATTAATTTTATCGAAGTTGGAAACTGCCATTGCACAACGGGGGCAATTTACCATTGCCTTATCTGGTGGGAGTACACCTAAGCCTTTATATGAAGCGATCGCTGCTAAAGATTTGCCTTGGGATAAAATTCACGTTTTTTGGGGAGATGAGCGCTACGTTCCCCCAGATCACCCCGATAGCAATGAATTAATGGCGCGGCGTGCATGGCTAGATCGGGTTGATATTCCCGCCGCCAATATTCACGCTATGCCAACTTTAGACGCTGATCCAGCCTTATCTGCTGCCAAGCATGAGCAGGATTTACAAGAATTTTTTCATACTGCTCCTGGTGAATTCCCGGCGTTGGATGTCATATTGCTGGGTATGGGTGATGATGCCCATACGGCATCTTTATTTCCCCACACAGATGCACTAAAAGTGAGCGATCGCTTGATTACTGTGGGTAACAAAGACGGGAATCCCCGCATCACCTTTACTTACCCCTTTATCAACGCCGCCCGCAGCGTGATTTTTGTAGTGGCTGGCGCTAATAAACGTCCAGCTTTAGCCAAAGTATTTGCACCAGAAGCCGATGACTTTAGCTACCCATCTCGCTTAATTCGTCCGCAAGGGGAACTTTGGTGGCTCCTCGATTCAGCCGCTGGGGCGGAATTGCCGAATTAA